A window from Triticum aestivum cultivar Chinese Spring chromosome 6D, IWGSC CS RefSeq v2.1, whole genome shotgun sequence encodes these proteins:
- the LOC123144592 gene encoding calmodulin-binding protein 60 D isoform X2, with the protein MQRSGRGLQRSGSKRVLDPTNGTGGGGDDDHAAKRPRVPALASVIVEALKVDSLQKLCSSLEPILRRVVSEEVERALAKLGPARVEGRSSPKRIEGPDGTNLQLQFRSRLSLPLFTGGKVEGEQGAAIHVVLLDTNTGCVVTSGPESCAKLDVLVLEGDFNKEEDEGWTEEEFEGHIVKEREGKRPLLTGDLQVTLKEGVGTIGELIFTDNSSWIRSRKFRLGLRVASDFSEGIRVREAKTEAFTVKDHRGELYKKHYPPALKDDVWRLEKVGKDGAFHKKLNGSGIYTVEDFLRLLVRDQQRLRSILGSGMSNKMWESLVEHAKTCVLGGKHYIYYVNDSRNVGAIFNNIYEFTGLIADDQFISAENLTDNQKVYADTLVKKAYEDWMHAVEYDGKALLGFKQKKKSVTTRSDTASASTSNPALYGFVNAQKQLLPGKAGQSTGTPSEAGVRGTYNGNLAARNTSPQNNAANITMQYERSALSPESQFSGPSLQTQTSGGSNILALEPAQQQQQSFEFSAVGQSMQPADLNPFDQWSQPQENRAVDDYLMEEIRLRSHEILENDEMQQMLRILNMGGASTNMNDDGFTFPPYMQSPSPNLNFEDDRTRPPGKAVVGWLKIKAAMRWGIFVRKKAAERRAQLVELDDD; encoded by the exons ATGCAGCGGTCTGGGCGGGGCCTGCAGCGGTCGGGCTCGAAGCGTGTGCTCGACCCCACCAACGgcactggcggcggcggcgacgacgaccatGCGGCCAAACGGCCCCGCGTGCCCGCCCTTGCAAG TGTCATTGTGGAAGCACTAAAAGTCGACAGTCTGCAGAAGCTTTGTTCATCGCTGGAGCCTATTCTTCGAAGAGTT GTAAGCGAAGAGGTAGAGCGTGCTTTGGCCAAGTTGGGTCCTGCTAGAGTTGAAGGAAG ATCCTCTCCCAAAAGAATAGAAGGCCCTGATGGGACAAATCTTCAGCTTCAATTTAGAAGCAGGTTGTCTCTCCCACTCTTTACTGGTGGAAAAGTAGAAGGCGAGCAGGGGGCAGCTATACATGTTGTGCTGCTGGATACCAACACTGGTTGTGTTGTCACTTCGGGACCTGAATCATGTGCAAAGCTGGATGTTCTTGTGCTTGAGGGTGACTTCAATAAAGAGGAAGATGAGGGTTGGACAGAAGAGGAGTTTGAAGGCCATATTGTCAAGGAGCGCGAAGGGAAAAGACCTCTCTTGACTGGTGACCTTCAGGTGACTCTTAAAGAAGGTGTTGGAACCATAGGGGAGCTTATCTTCACTGACAACTCCAGCTGGATAAGAAGCAGGAAATTCAGACTTGGGCTCAGGGTTGCCTCTGATTTTTCTGAAGGTATTCGTGTTCGGGAGGCGAAGACCGAAGCTTTTACTGTTAAGGATCATAGAGGGGAAT TGTACAAAAAACACTACCCTCCTGCTTTGAAGGATGATGTTTGGAGATTAGAAAAGGTTGGCAAGGATGGTGCATTCCACAAGAAGTTAAATGGAAGCGGAATCTATACAGTTGAAGATTTTCTTCGGCTTCTTGTTAGGGATCAACAGAGGTTGCGAAGT ATTCTTGGCAGTGGCATGTCAAATAAGATGTGGGAAAGTCTTGTTGAGCATGCAAAGACTTGTGTTTTAGGTGGAAAGCATTATATATATTATGTGAATGATTCAAGAAATGTCGGTGCAATATTCAATAACATATATGAGTTCACTGGCTTGATTGCTGATGATCAGTTCATTTCAGCTGAAAATCTCACGGACAACCAGAAG GTCTATGCTGACACGTTGGTAAAGAAAGCATATGAGGATTGGATGCATGCTGTAGAATATGATGGTAAGGCACTTCTTGGCTTCAAGCAGAAAAAGAAATCTGTCACGACCAGAAGTGATACCGCATCAGCTTCAACAAGTAACCCTGCTTTGTATGGTTTCGTCAATGCACAAAAACAGTTACTGCCAGGAAAAGCTGGCCAATCAACAGGCACTCCAAGTGAAG CTGGAGTAAGAGGCACATATAATGGAAATCTGGCAGCAAGAAACACCAGTCCTCAGAATAACGCTGCAAACATTACCATGCAATATGAGAGGAGTGCACTGTCACCTGAAAGCCAGTTCAGTGGGCCCTCCCTTCAGACTCAAACTTCTGGAGGCTCCAATATTTTGGCATTGGAACCtgcacagcagcagcaacagagttTTGAATTCTCAGCAGTTGGTCAGTCCATGCAACCTGCAGACCTGAACCCTTTCGATCAATGGTCACAGCCGCAAGAGAACCGTGCGGTTGATGACTACTTGATGGAGGAGATCAGGTTGAGGAGCCATGAGATACTCGAGAATGACGAAATGCAACAGATGCTGCGAATTTTGAACATGGGTGGAGCATCTACCAACATGAATGATGATGGCTTCACTTTTCCACCCTACATGCAGTCACCTTCCCCGAACTTGAACTTTGAGGATGACCGCACTCGGCCACCTGGGAAAGCCGTTGTGGGTTGGCTTAAAATCAAGGCAGCTATGAGGTGGGGCATCTTCGTCAGGAAGAAAGCGGCCGAGCGAAGAGCTCAGCTTgttgagctagatgatgactaG
- the LOC123144592 gene encoding calmodulin-binding protein 60 B isoform X3: MQRSGRGLQRSGSKRVLDPTNGTGGGGDDDHAAKRPRVPALASVIVEALKVDSLQKLCSSLEPILRRVVSEEVERALAKLGPARVEGRSSPKRIEGPDGTNLQLQFRSRLSLPLFTGGKVEGEQGAAIHVVLLDTNTGCVVTSGPESCAKLDVLVLEGDFNKEEDEGWTEEEFEGHIVKEREGKRPLLTGDLQVTLKEGVGTIGELIFTDNSSWIRSRKFRLGLRVASDFSEGIRVREAKTEAFTVKDHRGELYKKHYPPALKDDVWRLEKVGKDGAFHKKLNGSGIYTVEDFLRLLVRDQQRLRSILGSGMSNKMWESLVEHAKTCVLGGKHYIYYVNDSRNVGAIFNNIYEFTGLIADDQFISAENLTDNQKVYADTLVKKAYEDWMHAVEYDGKALLGFKQKKKSVTTRSDTASASTSNPALYGFVNAQKQLLPGKAGQSTGTPSEALPRTDCMYRLAWASCARLLHLVGRGRPSARRRLAFKCYSSSSCHACFGSGLHRVPSSCFSAQMLMVAVFPAMAHP; this comes from the exons ATGCAGCGGTCTGGGCGGGGCCTGCAGCGGTCGGGCTCGAAGCGTGTGCTCGACCCCACCAACGgcactggcggcggcggcgacgacgaccatGCGGCCAAACGGCCCCGCGTGCCCGCCCTTGCAAG TGTCATTGTGGAAGCACTAAAAGTCGACAGTCTGCAGAAGCTTTGTTCATCGCTGGAGCCTATTCTTCGAAGAGTT GTAAGCGAAGAGGTAGAGCGTGCTTTGGCCAAGTTGGGTCCTGCTAGAGTTGAAGGAAG ATCCTCTCCCAAAAGAATAGAAGGCCCTGATGGGACAAATCTTCAGCTTCAATTTAGAAGCAGGTTGTCTCTCCCACTCTTTACTGGTGGAAAAGTAGAAGGCGAGCAGGGGGCAGCTATACATGTTGTGCTGCTGGATACCAACACTGGTTGTGTTGTCACTTCGGGACCTGAATCATGTGCAAAGCTGGATGTTCTTGTGCTTGAGGGTGACTTCAATAAAGAGGAAGATGAGGGTTGGACAGAAGAGGAGTTTGAAGGCCATATTGTCAAGGAGCGCGAAGGGAAAAGACCTCTCTTGACTGGTGACCTTCAGGTGACTCTTAAAGAAGGTGTTGGAACCATAGGGGAGCTTATCTTCACTGACAACTCCAGCTGGATAAGAAGCAGGAAATTCAGACTTGGGCTCAGGGTTGCCTCTGATTTTTCTGAAGGTATTCGTGTTCGGGAGGCGAAGACCGAAGCTTTTACTGTTAAGGATCATAGAGGGGAAT TGTACAAAAAACACTACCCTCCTGCTTTGAAGGATGATGTTTGGAGATTAGAAAAGGTTGGCAAGGATGGTGCATTCCACAAGAAGTTAAATGGAAGCGGAATCTATACAGTTGAAGATTTTCTTCGGCTTCTTGTTAGGGATCAACAGAGGTTGCGAAGT ATTCTTGGCAGTGGCATGTCAAATAAGATGTGGGAAAGTCTTGTTGAGCATGCAAAGACTTGTGTTTTAGGTGGAAAGCATTATATATATTATGTGAATGATTCAAGAAATGTCGGTGCAATATTCAATAACATATATGAGTTCACTGGCTTGATTGCTGATGATCAGTTCATTTCAGCTGAAAATCTCACGGACAACCAGAAG GTCTATGCTGACACGTTGGTAAAGAAAGCATATGAGGATTGGATGCATGCTGTAGAATATGATGGTAAGGCACTTCTTGGCTTCAAGCAGAAAAAGAAATCTGTCACGACCAGAAGTGATACCGCATCAGCTTCAACAAGTAACCCTGCTTTGTATGGTTTCGTCAATGCACAAAAACAGTTACTGCCAGGAAAAGCTGGCCAATCAACAGGCACTCCAAGTGAAG CTCTGCCCAGGACCGACTGCATGTACCGCTTGGCCTGGGCATCGTGCGCTAGGCTCCTTCACCTTGTTGGTCGTGGTCGTCCGTCCGCGCGGCGGCGGCTTGCGTTCAAGTGCTACTCATCATCTTCTTGCCATGCTTGCTTCGGTTCTGGTCTCCACCGTGTCCCATCCTCTTGCTTCAGCGCTCAGATGTTGATGGTGGCTGTCTTCCCAGCGATGGCGCATCCATGA
- the LOC123144592 gene encoding calmodulin-binding protein 60 B isoform X1 produces MQRSGRGLQRSGSKRVLDPTNGTGGGGDDDHAAKRPRVPALASVIVEALKVDSLQKLCSSLEPILRRVVSEEVERALAKLGPARVEGRSSPKRIEGPDGTNLQLQFRSRLSLPLFTGGKVEGEQGAAIHVVLLDTNTGCVVTSGPESCAKLDVLVLEGDFNKEEDEGWTEEEFEGHIVKEREGKRPLLTGDLQVTLKEGVGTIGELIFTDNSSWIRSRKFRLGLRVASDFSEGIRVREAKTEAFTVKDHRGELYKKHYPPALKDDVWRLEKVGKDGAFHKKLNGSGIYTVEDFLRLLVRDQQRLRSILGSGMSNKMWESLVEHAKTCVLGGKHYIYYVNDSRNVGAIFNNIYEFTGLIADDQFISAENLTDNQKVYADTLVKKAYEDWMHAVEYDGKALLGFKQKKKSVTTRSDTASASTSNPALYGFVNAQKQLLPGKAGQSTGTPSEAAGVRGTYNGNLAARNTSPQNNAANITMQYERSALSPESQFSGPSLQTQTSGGSNILALEPAQQQQQSFEFSAVGQSMQPADLNPFDQWSQPQENRAVDDYLMEEIRLRSHEILENDEMQQMLRILNMGGASTNMNDDGFTFPPYMQSPSPNLNFEDDRTRPPGKAVVGWLKIKAAMRWGIFVRKKAAERRAQLVELDDD; encoded by the exons ATGCAGCGGTCTGGGCGGGGCCTGCAGCGGTCGGGCTCGAAGCGTGTGCTCGACCCCACCAACGgcactggcggcggcggcgacgacgaccatGCGGCCAAACGGCCCCGCGTGCCCGCCCTTGCAAG TGTCATTGTGGAAGCACTAAAAGTCGACAGTCTGCAGAAGCTTTGTTCATCGCTGGAGCCTATTCTTCGAAGAGTT GTAAGCGAAGAGGTAGAGCGTGCTTTGGCCAAGTTGGGTCCTGCTAGAGTTGAAGGAAG ATCCTCTCCCAAAAGAATAGAAGGCCCTGATGGGACAAATCTTCAGCTTCAATTTAGAAGCAGGTTGTCTCTCCCACTCTTTACTGGTGGAAAAGTAGAAGGCGAGCAGGGGGCAGCTATACATGTTGTGCTGCTGGATACCAACACTGGTTGTGTTGTCACTTCGGGACCTGAATCATGTGCAAAGCTGGATGTTCTTGTGCTTGAGGGTGACTTCAATAAAGAGGAAGATGAGGGTTGGACAGAAGAGGAGTTTGAAGGCCATATTGTCAAGGAGCGCGAAGGGAAAAGACCTCTCTTGACTGGTGACCTTCAGGTGACTCTTAAAGAAGGTGTTGGAACCATAGGGGAGCTTATCTTCACTGACAACTCCAGCTGGATAAGAAGCAGGAAATTCAGACTTGGGCTCAGGGTTGCCTCTGATTTTTCTGAAGGTATTCGTGTTCGGGAGGCGAAGACCGAAGCTTTTACTGTTAAGGATCATAGAGGGGAAT TGTACAAAAAACACTACCCTCCTGCTTTGAAGGATGATGTTTGGAGATTAGAAAAGGTTGGCAAGGATGGTGCATTCCACAAGAAGTTAAATGGAAGCGGAATCTATACAGTTGAAGATTTTCTTCGGCTTCTTGTTAGGGATCAACAGAGGTTGCGAAGT ATTCTTGGCAGTGGCATGTCAAATAAGATGTGGGAAAGTCTTGTTGAGCATGCAAAGACTTGTGTTTTAGGTGGAAAGCATTATATATATTATGTGAATGATTCAAGAAATGTCGGTGCAATATTCAATAACATATATGAGTTCACTGGCTTGATTGCTGATGATCAGTTCATTTCAGCTGAAAATCTCACGGACAACCAGAAG GTCTATGCTGACACGTTGGTAAAGAAAGCATATGAGGATTGGATGCATGCTGTAGAATATGATGGTAAGGCACTTCTTGGCTTCAAGCAGAAAAAGAAATCTGTCACGACCAGAAGTGATACCGCATCAGCTTCAACAAGTAACCCTGCTTTGTATGGTTTCGTCAATGCACAAAAACAGTTACTGCCAGGAAAAGCTGGCCAATCAACAGGCACTCCAAGTGAAG CAGCTGGAGTAAGAGGCACATATAATGGAAATCTGGCAGCAAGAAACACCAGTCCTCAGAATAACGCTGCAAACATTACCATGCAATATGAGAGGAGTGCACTGTCACCTGAAAGCCAGTTCAGTGGGCCCTCCCTTCAGACTCAAACTTCTGGAGGCTCCAATATTTTGGCATTGGAACCtgcacagcagcagcaacagagttTTGAATTCTCAGCAGTTGGTCAGTCCATGCAACCTGCAGACCTGAACCCTTTCGATCAATGGTCACAGCCGCAAGAGAACCGTGCGGTTGATGACTACTTGATGGAGGAGATCAGGTTGAGGAGCCATGAGATACTCGAGAATGACGAAATGCAACAGATGCTGCGAATTTTGAACATGGGTGGAGCATCTACCAACATGAATGATGATGGCTTCACTTTTCCACCCTACATGCAGTCACCTTCCCCGAACTTGAACTTTGAGGATGACCGCACTCGGCCACCTGGGAAAGCCGTTGTGGGTTGGCTTAAAATCAAGGCAGCTATGAGGTGGGGCATCTTCGTCAGGAAGAAAGCGGCCGAGCGAAGAGCTCAGCTTgttgagctagatgatgactaG